The genomic stretch AGAAATAGCTGAAGCAGGAGAAACGCAAAACTTTGGGCTACTCGATACCCGTGCGGCGTTGGAATGGTTGGTGCAAAATGTCGAGAGTTTCGGTGGAGACCCGAAGAAAATCACGCTTGGCGGGGAATCAGTTGGCGCAGGTTCGTGTCCCTACTCCTAAAAACGCGATATAATCCTCATATTGCAATGTAGAAATGACAAATTTGTATCTTTCTGCGTACCATGCAGACCCGCTAATCCGCGGTGCAGTGATGCAAAGTAGCGACAGTATGTTAGTTTGTCCGATCTCATCTGCATTCCGTTGAATCCCAGTCACAGCCGCTCAGCCGATGTGGCAGCTGAATGACCAAATTTCGAAGATCGCCGTGAACATGAGCTGCCCGACGGGACGCGGCCAGCTGGATTGTCTGCGAACAAAGTCTGGCACGGACTTGCAGAAGATTCTGTTGGCTACTGGGACCCAATTCCAGCCCGTTACAGATAATGTTACTATTTGGAAAGAGTATGTATGAAAGGGTTATACGTTTGTCAACTATGTATTTGGGTCGTTGATTGCGTTTTGCTATTTTTTATAGCTACGTTGCGCAGACGAAGGCCGGTCATACTGCCAAGGTTCCGTTACTCATTGGGACTAACAAGGTGTGTATAATATCTAGTTTCGCTGATCCTCTGTCTGATTTAGTCGACTCTCAAGGACGAAGGAACTCTAATCGTCGAGACGGAGCCAACGGCTTACCTGCCTGACATATCTCAATATATGTACGTCCATCCACTACATTTATTTCCTTCACCTAACCTATATTATCTCCCTTTCAGTAAAAGCAACAATCTCAATTTCCCCTTTTCCTCCCTCTCTGCCTTGCAATCCCTCTACCCCGTTCCCTCGAGCGCCTTCCCAACAGCGTACAACGCCTCGGCCGGCATGTGGCGAGATGCGCACATGCTATGTCTCGCATCCAACCTTGCTTCTCTCCGCACCACTGCGCTGCACCTTCCCGTCTGGCGATATAGGTTCGATCTGGTAGCAGCGAATCTTAACTCGAGGGGTGTGAGGGCTGGGGCATTCCACGGGGAGGATATTAGGTTTGTGATGGGAACGTGGAGGACGATTGTGGATAGTCAGCCGT from Psilocybe cubensis strain MGC-MH-2018 chromosome 2, whole genome shotgun sequence encodes the following:
- a CDS encoding Para-nitrobenzyl esterase — encoded protein: MRQRTKVYFLSLILFAVSVWTAKAQHAGPDPSTSRGPIVLTTSGRVQGYVDSTTTPVALNKWLGVPYAEDTSGANRWRPPVPVKANLNEVINATVYGPACMQGRADGGNGTSIQSEDCLRINIIAPVNAKNLPVYMYSYGGGFDSGSSSDPKIDGTYLAARGIVFASYNYRLSLFAWPHAAEIAEAGETQNFGLLDTRAALEWLVQNVESFGGDPKKITLGGESVGAEMTNLYLSAYHADPLIRGAVMQSSDTAQPMWQLNDQISKIAVNMSCPTGRGQLDCLRTKSGTDLQKILLATGTQFQPVTDNVTIWKDYVAQTKAGHTAKVPLLIGTNKDEGTLIVETEPTAYLPDISQYIKSNNLNFPFSSLSALQSLYPVPSSAFPTAYNASAGMWRDAHMLCLASNLASLRTTALHLPVWRYRFDLVAANLNSRGVRAGAFHGEDIRFVMGTWRTIVDSQPFVPASEMEIEVSDLMVTVWTNFIKDPQKGPQIPGWNVFDPNDTTSLAILGLNVTGADPGDHFEADRSCAYWNTLLPSFPQTFPKCGSWTC